The Pedobacter mucosus genome window below encodes:
- a CDS encoding cobalamin B12-binding domain-containing protein: protein MSKVLNRPIRVLVAKVGLDGHDRGAKVIATSLRDAGMEVIYTGLRQTPEMVVNTALQEDVDAIGISILSGAHMTVFPKIIHFMKEKNMDDVLLTGGGIIPESDRVKLAELGVGELFPPGTTMASIVEYIQNWVTENRNF, encoded by the coding sequence ATGAGCAAAGTATTAAATCGACCGATACGTGTTTTAGTTGCGAAAGTTGGCTTGGATGGCCATGATCGTGGCGCAAAGGTAATTGCTACTTCACTTCGCGATGCTGGAATGGAAGTAATTTATACTGGACTTAGGCAAACGCCAGAAATGGTTGTAAATACAGCCCTCCAAGAAGACGTGGATGCCATTGGAATATCCATCTTGTCTGGCGCACACATGACCGTTTTCCCAAAAATAATTCATTTTATGAAAGAGAAAAATATGGATGATGTATTGTTGACTGGCGGAGGAATAATCCCTGAAAGTGATCGGGTAAAATTAGCTGAATTAGGTGTTGGAGAGCTTTTCCCGCCAGGTACAACAATGGCAAGCATAGTTGAATATATTCAAAATTGGGTTACAGAAAATAGAAATTTTTAA
- a CDS encoding glutamine--tRNA ligase/YqeY domain fusion protein yields MSEEKSLNFIEEIVESDLNSGKYKTLVTRFPPEPNGYLHIGHAKAICLNFGLTQKYGGYTNLRFDDTNPVTEKTEYVNSQQEDIKWLGFSWKNELYASDYFDQLYAFAVNLIEKNLAYVDESTADEIATLKGTPTEPGQDSPYRNRSIEENLDIFTRMKNGEFADGAYILRAKIDMTSTNMLMRDPIIYRIKHAEHHRTGNKWCIYPMYDFAHGQSDSIENITHSICTLEYVSHRELYDWFIEKLEIFPSKQYEFARLNITSTVMSKRKLLQLVNENLVTGWDDPRMPTISGLRRRGFTPKSIREFCERIGIAKRENLIELSLLEFCIREDLNKTANRVMAVLDPIKLVITNYPTGETENLIGENNPEAEDGGGTRIIPFSNELYIEREDFMEVPAKKWFRLAPGATVRLKFAYIVKCEKFIKDDNGNVTEIHCTYFPESKSGNDTSGINVKGTIHWVSAQHAKTAEIRLYDRLFTSETPDNEEGDFKEYLNAESLTVLPNAYIEPALADANTEERYQFIRKGYFCLDKDSTEDKLVFNRTVTLKDTFKKPN; encoded by the coding sequence ATGAGTGAAGAAAAGTCATTGAACTTTATTGAAGAAATTGTTGAGAGCGACTTAAATAGTGGTAAGTATAAAACTTTGGTTACACGTTTTCCACCTGAACCAAATGGTTATTTACACATTGGCCACGCAAAGGCAATATGCCTGAATTTTGGCTTAACACAGAAATATGGTGGTTATACTAATTTACGTTTTGATGATACCAACCCTGTAACTGAAAAAACAGAATATGTAAATAGTCAGCAGGAAGATATTAAATGGCTAGGATTTTCGTGGAAAAATGAACTTTATGCATCAGATTATTTTGATCAACTTTACGCATTTGCGGTAAATCTGATTGAAAAAAACTTGGCTTATGTTGATGAAAGCACAGCTGATGAAATAGCAACCTTAAAAGGAACGCCAACTGAACCTGGTCAAGATAGCCCTTATCGCAATCGCAGCATTGAAGAAAACCTCGATATTTTTACCAGAATGAAAAATGGTGAATTTGCTGATGGCGCTTATATATTAAGGGCAAAAATAGATATGACAAGCACCAATATGTTGATGCGTGATCCTATTATTTATCGCATTAAACATGCGGAACATCACCGTACGGGCAACAAATGGTGCATTTACCCAATGTATGATTTTGCCCACGGTCAGAGTGATAGCATCGAAAATATAACTCATTCAATATGTACTTTAGAATACGTTTCTCATCGAGAATTGTATGATTGGTTTATTGAAAAATTGGAAATTTTTCCTTCAAAGCAATACGAATTTGCTCGTTTAAATATAACCAGTACGGTAATGAGCAAACGCAAATTACTGCAATTGGTAAACGAAAATTTAGTTACCGGATGGGATGACCCACGCATGCCAACCATTAGTGGTTTGCGCAGGAGGGGTTTCACACCAAAAAGTATTCGCGAATTTTGTGAACGGATTGGTATTGCCAAACGCGAAAATTTAATTGAACTGAGTTTATTAGAATTTTGTATTCGTGAGGATTTAAATAAAACGGCTAATCGTGTGATGGCAGTTTTAGACCCAATTAAATTGGTTATTACAAATTATCCTACGGGCGAAACGGAAAATTTGATAGGCGAAAACAATCCAGAAGCTGAAGACGGTGGCGGTACCAGAATTATTCCTTTTAGTAACGAGCTTTACATCGAAAGAGAAGATTTTATGGAAGTTCCGGCAAAAAAATGGTTTCGTTTAGCGCCTGGAGCAACTGTTCGTTTAAAATTTGCTTACATTGTTAAGTGCGAAAAATTTATTAAAGATGACAATGGAAATGTAACTGAAATTCATTGTACTTACTTTCCAGAATCAAAAAGTGGAAACGATACCAGTGGAATTAATGTGAAAGGAACAATTCATTGGGTTAGTGCGCAACATGCTAAAACCGCAGAAATTCGTTTATATGATCGCCTTTTTACATCAGAAACACCTGACAATGAAGAAGGAGATTTTAAGGAATATTTAAATGCTGAAAGCTTAACAGTATTGCCTAATGCTTATATTGAGCCTGCTTTAGCAGATGCTAATACGGAAGAACGCTATCAATTTATTCGTAAAGGATACTTTTGTTTAGATAAAGATTCTACAGAAGATAAATTAGTTTTTAACCGTACAGTAACATTAAAGGATACGTTTAAGAAACCAAATTAG
- a CDS encoding N-acetylmuramoyl-L-alanine amidase, whose amino-acid sequence MLPINSLKSSVILFVGCILFITSCSTNKYAVTEKIYKTKAKDFATIIANTPPQGQLYDSLSAANQQWIGSVNFGIRKPNFVVIHHTAQDSLAQTITTFFSTRAGTSAHYVVSRDGKVVHMVNDYLRANHAGISKWGKDTDLNSSSIGIELDNNGLTDPWPDAQISSLIKLLATLKKTYNIPTANFIGHADIAPKRKNDPKNFPWKKLADAGFGFWYDNVLKNPPLDFNTEMALKYIGYDTSNLSAAITAFKIHYIQSDITPTLTPVDVLVLYNVYTKY is encoded by the coding sequence ATGTTACCTATAAATTCTTTAAAATCTTCCGTAATCTTATTTGTTGGATGTATTCTTTTTATTACTTCATGCAGCACAAATAAATATGCTGTAACGGAAAAAATTTATAAAACCAAGGCTAAAGACTTTGCTACAATTATTGCAAACACCCCGCCACAAGGGCAACTCTATGACTCATTAAGCGCTGCAAACCAGCAATGGATTGGCTCGGTTAACTTCGGAATTAGGAAGCCAAACTTTGTTGTGATTCACCATACGGCACAAGATAGCTTGGCCCAGACGATCACTACATTTTTTTCTACCAGAGCAGGTACGAGTGCACATTATGTAGTTAGCAGAGATGGTAAAGTGGTGCATATGGTTAACGATTATCTTCGTGCTAATCATGCTGGCATAAGTAAATGGGGCAAAGATACTGATCTTAATTCTTCATCGATCGGTATTGAGTTGGATAATAACGGATTAACAGACCCATGGCCTGATGCACAAATTAGTAGCTTAATAAAATTATTAGCCACTTTAAAGAAAACCTATAATATTCCTACCGCAAACTTTATCGGTCATGCTGATATTGCACCTAAAAGGAAAAACGATCCTAAAAATTTCCCATGGAAGAAACTTGCCGATGCTGGTTTTGGATTCTGGTACGATAATGTGCTTAAAAACCCACCTTTAGATTTTAATACAGAAATGGCATTAAAATATATTGGCTATGATACTAGTAATCTTTCAGCAGCGATAACCGCTTTCAAAATTCATTACATTCAAAGTGATATAACACCAACTTTAACGCCGGTAGATGTTTTGGTTTTGTACAATGTTTATACAAAATACTAA
- a CDS encoding dipeptidyl-peptidase 3 family protein, whose translation MKDLYRLNSLLIAFASSILLLSACNETPKPTEKKVVSEEKDSLISYVAQRLPIYERVKLTTNINQLSINDRKILPLLIQAAEIMNELYWKQVYPQRDSLMATIKDEKTRDFVSINYGPWDRLNNDKPFVTGVAAKPAGGSFYPYGITKEIIEKSDLKDKYGAYSVIQQDSTGKLSTVPYHVLFASELQRVSSLLKQAALTADDAGLKKYLNLRADALVTDNFTASDYAWLDMKTNGLDLIIGPIENYEDKLFNARTSYEAYVLIKDLAWSKRLAKYVKMLPELQKNLPVAAKYKTETPGTDSELNAYDVVYYAGDCNAGSKTIAVNLPNDEKIQQEKGTRRSQLKNAMKAKFDKILVPISKELIDADQQQYIKFDAFFANVMFHEVAHGLGIKKTITGKGFVRAALKEQYSWLEEGKADILGLYMVTGLLKKGELTGDIKDYYTTFMAGILRSVRFGVSEAHGKANMQCFNYFEEKGAFERTAKGTYKVNYDKFATAMNDLSAFIITLQGNGDKAAVEKTQKTMAIISPSLQQDLDRLTKRNIPVDLVFEQGVDVLGVK comes from the coding sequence ATGAAAGATTTATACAGATTAAATTCTCTTTTAATTGCATTTGCTTCATCAATTTTACTTTTGTCGGCTTGTAATGAAACTCCAAAACCTACTGAAAAAAAGGTTGTATCAGAAGAAAAGGATAGTTTAATTAGTTACGTTGCCCAACGTTTACCTATTTACGAAAGGGTAAAATTAACGACTAATATTAATCAGTTAAGTATAAATGACCGTAAGATTTTACCGCTGTTAATTCAGGCTGCGGAAATTATGAATGAACTTTATTGGAAACAAGTTTATCCGCAACGCGATAGTTTAATGGCTACCATTAAAGATGAAAAAACACGAGATTTTGTTTCCATTAATTATGGCCCATGGGATAGGTTAAATAATGACAAACCTTTTGTTACTGGCGTTGCTGCTAAACCTGCAGGCGGATCTTTTTACCCTTACGGAATAACTAAAGAAATTATTGAAAAATCTGACTTGAAAGATAAATATGGTGCATATTCCGTAATACAACAAGATAGTACAGGTAAATTGAGTACCGTTCCTTATCACGTTTTATTCGCTTCTGAACTTCAACGAGTATCTTCATTGTTAAAGCAGGCAGCGCTTACAGCTGATGATGCGGGCTTAAAAAAATACCTAAATCTAAGAGCTGATGCTTTGGTTACCGATAATTTTACGGCAAGTGATTACGCTTGGTTGGATATGAAAACCAATGGTCTTGATCTGATAATTGGTCCGATAGAAAATTATGAGGATAAGCTTTTTAACGCCAGAACCAGTTATGAGGCTTATGTTTTAATTAAAGATTTAGCATGGAGTAAACGCCTGGCAAAGTATGTAAAAATGTTGCCAGAGTTACAAAAAAACCTTCCTGTTGCTGCAAAATACAAAACCGAAACTCCTGGAACTGATTCAGAACTTAATGCATATGATGTAGTTTATTATGCTGGTGATTGTAATGCCGGATCGAAAACAATCGCGGTCAATTTACCCAACGATGAAAAAATTCAGCAGGAAAAAGGTACCAGAAGATCTCAGTTAAAAAATGCGATGAAAGCTAAATTTGATAAAATTTTAGTACCAATTTCGAAGGAACTTATTGATGCCGATCAACAACAGTATATTAAATTTGATGCTTTTTTTGCTAATGTGATGTTTCATGAAGTCGCACACGGTTTAGGCATCAAAAAAACAATTACTGGTAAAGGTTTCGTTAGAGCAGCATTGAAAGAACAATATAGCTGGTTGGAAGAGGGAAAGGCAGATATTTTGGGATTGTATATGGTAACTGGTCTACTTAAAAAAGGAGAATTAACGGGCGACATTAAAGATTATTACACCACTTTTATGGCTGGAATTTTACGCTCCGTTCGTTTTGGCGTATCAGAAGCGCATGGCAAAGCCAATATGCAATGTTTTAATTATTTTGAAGAAAAAGGTGCTTTTGAACGTACTGCGAAAGGGACCTATAAAGTTAATTATGACAAATTTGCCACTGCAATGAATGATTTAAGTGCATTTATAATTACCCTACAAGGAAATGGTGATAAAGCAGCAGTTGAAAAAACGCAAAAAACAATGGCTATAATTTCACCTAGTTTACAACAAGATCTAGATAGATTAACAAAGAGAAATATTCCGGTAGATTTAGTTTTCGAACAAGGAGTAGACGTTCTGGGAGTAAAATAA
- a CDS encoding dipeptide epimerase, protein MKISCKQYELELKHPFSISKFTRTSTPIMLLKIQHEDIVGYGEASMVPYMGESFESANTFLNKINWDEIKFPFDFEQILAYLDSLSPGQPAIKAAIDIALNDIKGKVLNKPCYEIYGSDLSKMPVTSYTIGIDTPEVIREKLKDAANFKVIKVKLGRDNDKEIIEAIRSKTNVPLYVDANQGWVDKIKAIDLIYWLHTKGVVLIEQPMDKNNLDGNAWLTERSPIPLLADEAVQRLADMDNLKGAYHGINVKLMKSCGMYEGHQMILKAKSFGMKVLIGCMSETSCATLAAAALAPLCNWADLDGPWLTKNNPFIDPQFVEGKYVLKSLPGLGLEGIKADLFPYTFS, encoded by the coding sequence ATGAAAATAAGTTGCAAGCAATATGAATTGGAACTAAAACATCCATTTTCCATCTCTAAATTTACCAGAACAAGTACCCCAATCATGCTACTGAAAATTCAGCATGAAGACATCGTTGGTTATGGAGAAGCATCTATGGTGCCCTATATGGGAGAAAGTTTCGAAAGTGCCAACACTTTTTTAAACAAGATAAATTGGGATGAAATAAAGTTTCCGTTTGATTTTGAACAAATATTAGCATACCTCGATAGCCTTTCTCCTGGTCAGCCGGCCATTAAAGCAGCAATAGATATTGCTTTAAATGATATTAAAGGAAAGGTTTTAAATAAGCCGTGTTATGAAATTTACGGATCTGATTTATCTAAAATGCCCGTAACATCATATACCATTGGTATTGATACCCCAGAAGTAATTAGAGAAAAATTAAAAGATGCAGCAAACTTTAAGGTAATTAAAGTAAAACTCGGAAGAGATAATGATAAGGAAATTATCGAAGCGATTAGAAGTAAGACAAATGTTCCTTTGTACGTAGATGCGAACCAAGGATGGGTTGATAAAATTAAAGCAATTGATTTAATTTATTGGTTGCATACGAAAGGTGTGGTGTTGATCGAGCAACCGATGGATAAAAATAATCTGGATGGAAATGCCTGGCTTACCGAGCGAAGCCCAATTCCTTTATTAGCTGATGAAGCCGTGCAACGGTTAGCTGATATGGATAATTTAAAAGGCGCTTACCACGGAATTAACGTGAAATTGATGAAAAGCTGTGGAATGTACGAAGGGCATCAAATGATTTTAAAAGCAAAATCTTTTGGAATGAAGGTTTTAATTGGCTGCATGAGCGAAACGAGTTGTGCCACTTTAGCGGCCGCTGCTTTGGCTCCTTTATGCAATTGGGCAGATTTAGACGGACCTTGGTTAACGAAGAATAACCCATTTATCGATCCTCAATTTGTTGAGGGTAAATACGTCCTCAAAAGTTTACCGGGTTTAGGTTTGGAGGGAATTAAAGCTGATCTTTTTCCTTATACGTTTTCCTAA
- a CDS encoding DUF6358 family protein — protein sequence MGKKFALNIFYNLGIILSIFGLVWCYQNGKYIPAAFLVGTGACLFYFKIQLMKDIRKTYKEKDQL from the coding sequence GTGGGTAAAAAATTTGCATTAAATATCTTTTATAATCTGGGCATTATCCTTTCTATTTTTGGATTGGTATGGTGTTATCAAAATGGAAAATACATTCCTGCAGCCTTTTTAGTTGGTACTGGAGCGTGTTTATTTTATTTTAAAATTCAGTTGATGAAAGATATTAGGAAAACGTATAAGGAAAAAGATCAGCTTTAA
- a CDS encoding rhodanese-like domain-containing protein codes for MKEITVQELKQKIDNKEDFQLIDVRETFEYEVSNLDGENIPLGGILIEADKVAKDKPVIVQCRSGKRSAAAVMQLESQYGFDNLYNLKGGILAWQDAFDPEMPVY; via the coding sequence ATGAAAGAGATAACGGTACAAGAACTAAAACAGAAAATAGATAATAAAGAAGATTTTCAACTTATTGATGTTCGCGAAACCTTCGAATATGAAGTTTCTAACCTTGATGGAGAAAATATTCCTTTAGGAGGAATTTTAATTGAAGCAGATAAAGTTGCTAAAGATAAACCTGTAATTGTGCAATGTAGAAGTGGCAAAAGAAGCGCTGCTGCGGTGATGCAATTAGAATCTCAATATGGTTTTGATAATCTATACAACCTAAAAGGTGGCATACTAGCTTGGCAAGATGCATTTGATCCTGAAATGCCAGTTTATTAA
- a CDS encoding DUF4407 domain-containing protein — protein MEKLNRFFWFCSGAQISTLEKYPSEQNKYTGIGATIFFTGLFAALSGGYAIYFVFKGDDFAVIFALIFGFLWGAAIFNMDRYIVSSINKSASTNKQLLQATPRILLAIMIGMVISRPIELKIFDKEIKERLKVSYLNGQRSKIDTLNKAFEKKYQVEFGRLNQQKATRDSLEKGIKADRQKLNFEIFGNKTTETSGVMGYGPYAKRKETEIQQRTLELDSLKATINKSESFVDKRKEFDGLFTEKLYTKKQLDSLSNIAGFADRNWALGQLKFNVDGTKDDNTSIAVTFIGLLFIFFECLPVFVKLMSARGPYDFDTFDSDEVAIYKSKKDKDFHFEVTDNIHETRVDSESTKQKEIIKRKAYRDLERYDWDKD, from the coding sequence ATGGAAAAACTTAATCGATTTTTTTGGTTTTGTTCTGGCGCTCAAATTTCTACGCTAGAAAAATATCCTTCAGAACAAAACAAATATACTGGCATTGGTGCCACAATCTTCTTTACAGGATTATTTGCAGCTTTATCTGGAGGCTATGCCATTTATTTCGTTTTTAAAGGCGATGATTTTGCTGTTATTTTCGCTCTCATTTTTGGCTTTTTATGGGGAGCTGCTATTTTTAACATGGATAGATATATTGTATCTAGCATAAATAAAAGCGCAAGTACAAACAAACAACTTTTACAGGCCACACCACGTATTTTATTGGCGATTATGATCGGCATGGTTATTTCCCGACCAATAGAATTAAAGATTTTCGATAAGGAAATTAAAGAGCGTTTAAAAGTAAGTTACTTAAATGGGCAACGTTCTAAAATTGATACTCTAAATAAAGCTTTTGAAAAGAAATATCAGGTTGAATTTGGGAGATTAAATCAACAAAAAGCCACAAGAGATTCGTTAGAAAAAGGAATTAAAGCCGATCGACAAAAATTAAATTTTGAAATTTTTGGTAATAAAACTACTGAAACTTCTGGAGTTATGGGTTATGGACCTTATGCAAAACGTAAGGAAACAGAAATCCAACAACGCACATTAGAACTTGATAGTTTAAAAGCCACTATTAATAAATCTGAATCATTTGTTGATAAACGGAAAGAGTTCGATGGCTTATTTACAGAAAAATTGTACACCAAAAAGCAACTTGATAGCTTATCTAATATTGCCGGTTTTGCTGATAGGAATTGGGCGCTTGGTCAGCTTAAATTTAATGTAGATGGAACAAAGGATGACAATACATCTATTGCAGTAACTTTTATTGGTTTGCTTTTTATATTTTTTGAGTGTTTGCCGGTTTTCGTAAAGCTGATGAGCGCTCGCGGGCCTTACGATTTTGATACTTTTGATAGTGATGAGGTGGCAATTTATAAATCTAAAAAAGATAAGGATTTTCACTTTGAAGTAACAGATAACATTCATGAAACAAGGGTTGATTCTGAATCGACCAAACAAAAAGAGATTATCAAAAGGAAAGCTTACCGCGATTTAGAAAGATATGATTGGGATAAGGATTAG
- a CDS encoding M20/M25/M40 family metallo-hydrolase, which translates to MKKTFLFTLVAFAGLQLKAQNIDKIITKEYADHLIKTLSADDMQGRATFTPGIDKAATFIESEFKKIGLQPLAGEKTFRQSFFRYQITNESGNLKIDGQEVSSENFMVSGLISETVSLDKSNTTVSKLDPDKPFVAQFRAITAAGKNQIVLVDNKFADNFRRYKGFLNRPSSIAEKDFNSPKMAVQIFVLGKDTCTDFTATFKNKVNKMPLFNVAGMIPGKSKAKELVVFSGHYDHLGITKSVDGDSIANGADDDASGTTAMIALAKYYKAQKNNERTLIFVAFTAEEIGGFGAKYFSQKLNPDEVVAMFNIEMIGKDSKFGKNTAFITGYERSDFGKILQKNLSGTEFTFHPDPYPDQNLFYRSDNATLAALGVPAHTISTDKIDIDKLYHTVKDEYSSLDVENILSTIKAIAKSATTIINGTDTPTRIPKLQQ; encoded by the coding sequence ATGAAAAAAACTTTTCTTTTTACCCTTGTTGCCTTTGCTGGTTTGCAACTTAAAGCGCAAAATATCGATAAAATTATCACCAAGGAATACGCTGATCACTTAATAAAAACATTAAGTGCCGATGATATGCAAGGTCGTGCTACTTTTACGCCAGGCATTGATAAAGCAGCAACTTTTATTGAATCAGAATTTAAAAAAATAGGTTTACAACCTTTAGCTGGCGAAAAAACTTTTCGTCAGAGTTTTTTTAGATATCAAATAACAAATGAAAGTGGCAATTTAAAAATCGATGGTCAAGAAGTATCAAGTGAAAACTTTATGGTATCTGGTTTAATAAGCGAAACTGTAAGTTTAGATAAATCAAATACAACAGTATCAAAATTAGATCCTGATAAACCATTTGTTGCTCAATTTAGGGCAATTACTGCTGCAGGGAAAAATCAAATTGTGTTAGTCGACAATAAATTTGCGGATAATTTTAGGCGTTACAAGGGTTTTCTTAATAGACCATCTTCTATAGCAGAAAAGGATTTCAATTCTCCAAAAATGGCTGTTCAGATTTTTGTTTTAGGCAAAGATACCTGTACAGATTTTACTGCGACATTTAAAAATAAAGTAAATAAAATGCCTTTATTCAATGTTGCGGGCATGATTCCAGGAAAATCTAAAGCAAAAGAATTGGTTGTATTTTCTGGTCACTATGATCATTTAGGCATTACAAAATCAGTAGATGGCGATAGTATTGCAAATGGAGCTGATGATGATGCATCAGGAACTACCGCAATGATTGCTTTGGCGAAATATTATAAGGCCCAAAAAAATAACGAGCGTACTTTAATTTTTGTTGCTTTTACTGCGGAGGAAATCGGTGGTTTCGGCGCAAAATACTTCTCACAAAAGTTAAATCCTGATGAAGTAGTTGCGATGTTTAATATTGAAATGATTGGAAAAGATTCAAAATTCGGCAAGAATACAGCGTTTATAACAGGTTACGAAAGATCAGATTTTGGAAAGATTTTGCAGAAGAATTTAAGCGGAACGGAATTTACTTTTCACCCAGATCCTTATCCAGATCAAAATTTATTTTACAGAAGTGACAATGCAACACTTGCTGCATTAGGTGTTCCGGCGCATACCATTAGTACTGACAAAATCGATATTGATAAATTATATCACACTGTTAAAGATGAGTATAGCTCGTTAGATGTTGAAAATATTTTATCAACGATAAAAGCAATTGCGAAAAGTGCGACCACTATTATTAATGGAACTGATACACCAACTAGGATTCCAAAACTACAACAATAA
- a CDS encoding GNAT family N-acetyltransferase: protein MITIRKGKEEDIELIRDIAKETWPNTYLEIIGQAQIDYMLDKMYNKGELLKQFLEGHIFLFAEDRDKQYGFAGYSIVDHENRVYKLHKLYVLPSAHGKGVGKILINEVFNQVKDAGGSALELNVNKNNKAADFYKKAGFNIKDSVKIDIGGGYFMDDYVMELKF, encoded by the coding sequence ATGATCACGATTAGAAAAGGAAAAGAAGAAGATATCGAATTGATTCGAGATATTGCCAAAGAAACCTGGCCAAACACTTATTTAGAGATAATTGGTCAAGCACAAATCGACTATATGCTCGATAAAATGTACAACAAAGGCGAGTTATTGAAACAATTTTTGGAAGGTCATATTTTCTTATTTGCAGAAGATAGAGACAAACAATATGGCTTTGCCGGTTACTCCATTGTTGACCACGAAAATAGAGTTTACAAACTGCATAAGCTTTATGTTTTACCATCAGCGCATGGAAAAGGTGTAGGAAAAATTTTAATTAATGAAGTGTTTAATCAAGTTAAAGATGCTGGTGGTTCTGCATTAGAACTGAATGTAAATAAGAATAATAAAGCTGCTGACTTTTACAAAAAAGCAGGCTTCAATATAAAAGATTCTGTAAAAATTGATATTGGCGGAGGTTATTTTATGGATGATTATGTGATGGAACTTAAGTTTTAA
- a CDS encoding thiamine pyrophosphokinase, which translates to MSSHHIVKEKQEPALYIDELGNFNEEFLGQLLEWSPTLLVNAENYDKIFSLGVKVDVLVNGTDQEVQEDTKIIQGPVDALMVAINYLYEEKFPAVNVITNKFDLEKFAGFEDKINLVVFTEKAKHYAIKSGFSVWKPAGSEFLIHGNRYLEVTNLMQNEEEVFQVVKDGFVEFTFSGQPVFISEPL; encoded by the coding sequence ATGTCTTCACACCATATTGTAAAAGAAAAACAAGAGCCAGCTTTATATATTGATGAGCTAGGAAATTTCAATGAAGAATTTTTAGGTCAGCTTTTAGAATGGAGCCCTACGCTGTTGGTCAACGCAGAAAATTATGATAAAATTTTTTCGCTAGGAGTAAAGGTTGATGTTTTGGTAAATGGAACGGACCAAGAGGTTCAGGAAGATACCAAAATTATTCAAGGTCCGGTTGATGCTTTAATGGTAGCCATTAATTATTTGTATGAGGAAAAGTTTCCTGCGGTTAATGTAATCACGAATAAATTCGATTTGGAAAAATTTGCCGGGTTTGAAGATAAAATTAACCTTGTTGTGTTTACAGAAAAAGCAAAACATTATGCAATAAAATCTGGTTTTTCTGTTTGGAAACCTGCCGGAAGTGAATTCTTAATTCATGGAAACAGATACTTAGAGGTTACGAATTTAATGCAGAATGAAGAAGAAGTTTTTCAAGTTGTTAAGGATGGTTTTGTTGAGTTTACGTTCTCCGGACAACCAGTTTTTATCAGTGAACCACTATGA
- a CDS encoding thiamine phosphate synthase, which translates to MKYIEKLHYITHDIPHLTHVEQAQNACEAGAKWIQYRCLSKADEDLLLDINAIAEICDDWGTTLIVTDHIHLNGKADIQGFHMEDINADFIALRKFVGNDITLGGSANTVENLIRQAKEGADYVGYGPYAITETKPNNYPLISLEDYKMAVKEIAILNLTLPILAVGGIKIYDVEALMQAGIYGIAVSGAINFADVFEEAYQDFYDAIKAIGS; encoded by the coding sequence GATATTCCACATTTAACACATGTTGAACAGGCTCAAAATGCTTGCGAAGCTGGTGCAAAATGGATTCAATATCGTTGTTTAAGCAAAGCTGATGAAGACCTTCTTTTAGATATAAATGCCATTGCAGAAATTTGCGATGATTGGGGAACAACCTTAATTGTAACCGACCATATTCATTTAAATGGCAAAGCGGATATTCAAGGTTTCCATATGGAAGATATAAATGCCGATTTTATAGCTTTAAGAAAATTTGTTGGTAATGATATTACTTTAGGTGGCTCTGCAAACACTGTTGAGAATTTAATTAGGCAGGCAAAAGAAGGTGCAGATTATGTAGGCTATGGGCCATATGCCATTACAGAAACTAAACCAAACAATTACCCATTAATCAGTTTAGAAGATTATAAAATGGCTGTAAAAGAAATAGCGATTTTAAATCTTACCCTACCAATCTTAGCCGTTGGCGGAATTAAAATTTACGATGTTGAGGCTTTAATGCAAGCTGGGATTTATGGAATTGCAGTTTCTGGTGCGATAAACTTTGCTGATGTATTTGAAGAGGCTTACCAGGATTTTTACGACGCGATAAAAGCTATTGGTTCATAA